From Actinomyces sp. oral taxon 171 str. F0337, one genomic window encodes:
- the aspS gene encoding aspartate--tRNA ligase encodes MLRTRTAGSLRASDIGQVVTLTGWVDRRRDHGGVAFIDLRDASGIAQVVIREEIAHDLRAEYVLAVTGEVSARPEGNANPNLPTGEIEVVVSDVEILNASAPLPFQVSDHAEDAGQVGEEARLRYRYLDLRRSAMQHTIRLRAKVSQAARRVLDSHDFVEIETPTLTRSTPEGARDFLVPARLAPGSWYALPQSPQLFKQLLMVAGMERYYQIARCYRDEDFRADRQPEFTQLDVEMSFVEQDDVIAVAEDVLREVWALIDYDLPTPIARMTYRDAMEKYGSDKPDLRFGCELVDLTDYFKDTTFRVFQNPYVGAVVMPGGASQSRRTFDAWQEWAKQRGAKGLAYVTVADDGTLGGPVAKNITDAERAGLAQAAGAEPGDCIFFAAGPVDSSRALLGAARLEIGKRCGLINDDEWSFVWVVDAPLFKPSVEAKADGDVALGKSAWTAVHHAFTSPKPECLETFDTDPGGALAYAYDIVCNGNEIGGGSIRIHRSDVQERVFNVMGIGEQEAQEKFGFLLDAFKFGAPPHGGIAFGWDRIVSLLTRADSIRDVIAFPKSGGGFDPLTEAPAPITPEQRKEAGVDADPDKADKPAGTNKA; translated from the coding sequence GTGCTGCGAACTCGCACCGCAGGCTCTCTGCGCGCCTCAGACATCGGCCAGGTCGTGACCCTCACCGGATGGGTGGACCGACGGCGTGACCACGGAGGCGTGGCCTTCATCGACTTGCGGGACGCCTCGGGGATCGCCCAGGTCGTCATCCGGGAGGAGATCGCCCACGACCTGCGCGCCGAGTACGTCCTGGCCGTGACCGGGGAGGTGAGCGCCAGGCCCGAGGGCAATGCCAACCCGAACCTGCCCACCGGCGAGATCGAGGTCGTCGTCTCCGACGTCGAGATCCTCAACGCCTCCGCCCCACTGCCCTTCCAGGTCTCCGACCACGCCGAGGACGCCGGACAGGTCGGCGAGGAGGCCCGGCTGCGCTACCGCTACCTCGACCTGCGGCGCAGCGCCATGCAGCACACCATCCGCCTGCGCGCCAAGGTCAGCCAGGCCGCACGCAGGGTCCTGGACTCCCACGACTTCGTGGAGATCGAGACCCCCACCCTGACCCGCTCCACCCCGGAGGGCGCCCGCGACTTCCTGGTCCCCGCCCGCCTGGCCCCGGGATCCTGGTACGCCCTGCCGCAGAGCCCGCAGCTGTTCAAGCAGCTCCTTATGGTCGCCGGCATGGAGCGCTACTACCAGATCGCCCGCTGCTACCGCGATGAGGACTTCCGCGCCGACCGCCAGCCCGAGTTCACCCAGCTCGATGTGGAGATGAGCTTCGTCGAGCAGGACGACGTCATCGCCGTCGCCGAGGACGTGCTGCGCGAGGTATGGGCCCTCATCGACTACGACCTGCCCACGCCCATTGCCCGCATGACCTACCGCGACGCCATGGAGAAATACGGCTCGGACAAGCCCGACCTGCGTTTCGGCTGCGAGCTGGTGGACCTGACCGACTACTTCAAGGACACCACCTTCCGGGTCTTCCAGAACCCCTACGTGGGCGCCGTCGTCATGCCCGGCGGGGCCTCCCAGTCCCGACGCACCTTCGACGCCTGGCAGGAGTGGGCCAAGCAGCGCGGTGCCAAGGGCCTGGCCTACGTCACCGTCGCCGACGACGGGACCCTCGGTGGCCCCGTCGCCAAGAACATCACCGACGCCGAGCGGGCCGGCCTGGCCCAGGCCGCCGGTGCCGAGCCCGGCGACTGCATCTTCTTCGCCGCCGGGCCTGTGGACTCCTCCCGCGCCCTGCTGGGCGCCGCCCGCCTGGAGATCGGCAAGCGCTGCGGCCTCATCAACGACGACGAGTGGTCCTTCGTCTGGGTCGTGGACGCCCCCCTGTTCAAGCCCTCCGTCGAGGCCAAGGCCGACGGTGACGTGGCCCTGGGCAAGTCCGCCTGGACCGCTGTCCACCACGCTTTCACCTCGCCCAAGCCCGAGTGCCTGGAGACCTTCGACACCGACCCGGGAGGCGCCCTGGCCTACGCCTACGACATCGTCTGCAACGGTAACGAGATCGGTGGCGGCTCCATCCGTATCCACCGCAGTGACGTTCAGGAGCGTGTCTTCAATGTCATGGGGATCGGTGAGCAGGAGGCCCAGGAGAAGTTCGGCTTCCTGCTGGACGCCTTCAAGTTCGGTGCTCCGCCGCACGGCGGCATCGCCTTCGGGTGGGACCGCATCGTCTCCCTGCTGACCCGGGCCGACTCCATCCGTGACGTCATCGCCTTCCCCAAGTCCGGTGGCGGCTTCGACCCGCTGACTGAGGCGCCCGCCCCGATCACGCCCGAGCAGCGCAAGGAGGCCGGGGTTGACGCCGATCCGGACAAGGCTGACAAGCCCGCCGGTACGAACAAGGCCTGA